A window of Pseudomonas mucidolens contains these coding sequences:
- a CDS encoding SDR family NAD(P)-dependent oxidoreductase: MLFNNKVVLVTGGSSGLGFAIAEAFVNQGATLIITGRRQAQLDDAVSRLGANASTVCADISDPADLDALFGHIQTVHGRIDVLIANAGTGAVEPLGAITVAGFDKLFTTNVKGTIFTVQGALPLMAKGSSIVIIGSTASINPGPGLGVYGATKAALRALVRSWILDIKGSGVRINLLSPGPVNTQSLRDVLGENAQQIIDVLSEKSTLGRIGQAHEIGQAALFLASDASSYVNGAELFADGGASQV, encoded by the coding sequence ATGCTGTTCAACAATAAAGTCGTTTTGGTAACCGGTGGCTCTTCGGGCCTTGGCTTCGCGATTGCAGAAGCGTTCGTCAACCAAGGTGCCACTTTGATCATAACCGGGCGTCGCCAGGCCCAACTCGACGATGCCGTGAGCCGCCTCGGTGCAAACGCGTCTACCGTATGCGCAGACATTTCGGACCCCGCCGACCTTGACGCGCTATTCGGTCACATACAGACGGTCCATGGCCGTATTGACGTGCTGATTGCCAACGCTGGGACAGGTGCAGTCGAGCCCTTGGGAGCAATCACCGTCGCAGGCTTCGATAAGCTGTTCACAACCAACGTCAAGGGCACGATTTTCACGGTGCAGGGTGCGCTACCTTTAATGGCCAAGGGGAGCAGTATCGTCATCATTGGCTCGACCGCATCCATCAATCCTGGCCCCGGCCTCGGTGTCTACGGGGCTACCAAGGCAGCGCTACGGGCGCTGGTGCGCAGCTGGATCCTGGATATCAAGGGCTCTGGCGTTCGCATCAACCTGCTCAGCCCAGGCCCGGTGAACACCCAATCTCTGCGCGATGTACTGGGCGAGAACGCACAGCAGATCATCGATGTTCTCAGCGAGAAGAGCACGCTTGGTCGTATCGGTCAGGCCCACGAGATCGGCCAGGCCGCGCTGTTCCTTGCAAGTGATGCGTCGAGCTACGTCAATGGCGCCGAACTGTTCGCCGATGGTGGTGCATCTCAGGTCTAG
- a CDS encoding TetR/AcrR family transcriptional regulator: MNENNRQRRPAFDREQGIAIAQALFHQHGFDAVSLSDLTNAMNIKPPSFYAAYGSKAELFERAMRRYAGESALPLDRLLAPDRAPAQALTALLVSAATQYGRDKTLRGCLITEGMRADDPIARKMAETLGDAAIQTIRRYLDQVCPQAAQTLADYVLITLRGLSAAACSGLSRKRLMEVAQVASKAISLVLAEHEPPQTSEPLSTAHLPKSFDSGHSSA; encoded by the coding sequence ATGAACGAAAACAACCGGCAGCGCCGTCCCGCCTTCGACCGCGAGCAAGGGATAGCCATCGCTCAGGCATTGTTTCATCAACACGGTTTTGACGCCGTGAGCCTGTCCGATCTGACCAATGCCATGAACATCAAACCCCCGAGCTTTTATGCCGCCTACGGTAGCAAGGCAGAGCTCTTCGAGCGGGCGATGCGTCGTTACGCCGGTGAAAGCGCGCTTCCTTTAGACAGACTTCTGGCGCCGGATCGAGCTCCTGCTCAAGCGCTGACTGCCCTGTTGGTTAGCGCTGCGACGCAATACGGACGAGATAAAACCTTGCGTGGATGCTTGATCACCGAGGGCATGCGGGCGGACGACCCGATTGCCCGAAAGATGGCAGAGACATTGGGTGATGCCGCGATTCAGACGATCCGTCGTTATCTCGACCAGGTTTGCCCGCAAGCCGCGCAGACGCTGGCCGACTACGTGCTGATTACCCTGCGGGGCCTATCCGCCGCAGCATGCAGTGGCCTGTCTCGAAAACGCTTGATGGAAGTAGCCCAAGTTGCCAGCAAAGCAATTTCTCTGGTATTGGCAGAACACGAGCCACCGCAGACTTCTGAGCCACTCAGTACTGCGCATCTTCCAAAAAGCTTCGACTCCGGGCATTCGTCGGCTTGA
- a CDS encoding LysR family transcriptional regulator, whose protein sequence is MDQLLAIRVFIRIADARSFAKAADSLNIPRSSVSKLLQDLEQHLGTKLVERSTRSFTITQAGEVYREQALNLLAGLDEMDLTARQTRASPHGRLRVDIGSSLANLVIIPALAQFRARYPDLELMLGVSDRPADLIGDGVDCVIRGGALPDSSLIARHLCNADFVTCATPDYLSSFGSPAHPQELEQNHRTIRYFFSNTGKTLPLHFAKDSERYEVNGQPGISVSESTALTEAVLTGMGIGQIFSFSARAHIAAGRLVPILKEWTPPSHPLQLVYPAARHPSAKLRVFIDWAVELFSKENFKN, encoded by the coding sequence TTGGATCAACTTCTCGCCATACGGGTCTTCATCCGAATTGCGGACGCTCGCTCATTTGCGAAAGCCGCCGATTCGCTGAACATACCCCGCTCCTCCGTCAGTAAACTGCTCCAGGATCTGGAACAGCACCTGGGTACCAAGCTGGTCGAGCGCAGCACCCGTTCATTCACCATCACACAGGCAGGTGAAGTCTACAGGGAGCAAGCCTTGAATCTGCTGGCGGGCCTGGACGAGATGGATCTCACCGCTCGGCAAACGCGAGCGAGCCCCCATGGCCGACTTCGTGTGGACATAGGTTCATCACTGGCCAACCTGGTGATCATCCCGGCGCTTGCGCAATTTCGCGCGCGCTATCCTGACCTGGAACTGATGCTCGGAGTCAGTGATCGTCCTGCCGATCTCATCGGCGATGGCGTCGACTGCGTGATTCGCGGCGGCGCGTTACCAGACAGCTCGCTGATCGCACGCCATCTCTGCAACGCGGACTTCGTCACTTGTGCCACACCTGATTATCTATCTTCTTTTGGTTCTCCTGCCCATCCACAGGAGCTTGAGCAGAACCACCGTACGATTCGCTATTTTTTTTCAAACACGGGTAAGACGCTGCCTCTTCACTTCGCCAAAGACAGTGAGAGATACGAAGTGAATGGCCAGCCTGGCATCAGCGTGAGCGAGAGCACGGCCCTGACCGAAGCGGTACTGACCGGGATGGGTATCGGGCAAATTTTCAGTTTTAGTGCGCGTGCGCATATCGCTGCCGGACGCCTGGTGCCGATCCTGAAGGAATGGACCCCGCCTTCCCATCCGCTCCAACTGGTCTACCCGGCAGCGCGTCATCCCAGTGCAAAATTGCGCGTTTTTATTGACTGGGCAGTAGAGCTGTTCAGCAAGGAGAATTTTAAAAATTGA
- a CDS encoding SDR family oxidoreductase, whose product MSDRLDDKIALITGATSGIGLATAKLFAAQGARVYITGRTLHALKTAQDEIGGNVTCIQADSTLIADLDHVFERIKTEAGRIDVLYANAGGGTLLPLGQITEQQVDDTFGLNVKALIFTVQKALPLLVSGSSVILAGSSASIAGTAAFSVYAASKAAVRNLARSWILDLKGTGIRVNVLSPGPVHTPALLAYAGDDPAHQQGMLDHLGTLVPMGRVGEADEIAKAALFLGSDDSSFVNGAEIFADGGMAQV is encoded by the coding sequence ATCTCCGACAGACTCGACGACAAAATCGCACTCATCACTGGCGCTACCAGCGGCATCGGCCTGGCCACCGCCAAACTGTTTGCAGCGCAAGGCGCGCGTGTCTACATCACCGGGCGCACCCTCCACGCATTAAAGACAGCACAGGATGAAATCGGCGGCAACGTGACGTGTATCCAGGCTGACTCGACGCTGATTGCAGACCTTGATCACGTATTCGAACGGATCAAGACCGAGGCAGGCCGTATTGATGTGCTGTATGCGAACGCAGGGGGCGGCACGCTGCTGCCCCTGGGTCAGATCACCGAGCAGCAGGTCGACGACACGTTCGGATTGAACGTCAAAGCGCTGATTTTTACCGTCCAGAAAGCGCTGCCACTCCTGGTCTCAGGCTCATCCGTGATCCTGGCGGGGTCAAGCGCCAGCATCGCAGGCACCGCTGCGTTCAGCGTTTATGCTGCATCCAAGGCGGCGGTTCGCAACCTGGCGCGTAGCTGGATTCTTGACCTCAAAGGCACAGGCATTCGGGTCAATGTACTGAGCCCGGGGCCCGTCCACACGCCTGCACTGTTGGCCTATGCAGGTGATGATCCTGCACATCAGCAAGGTATGCTTGACCACCTCGGCACCCTCGTCCCGATGGGGCGAGTCGGTGAAGCCGATGAAATCGCCAAAGCCGCGCTGTTCCTCGGCAGTGACGACTCAAGCTTCGTCAATGGCGCCGAAATTTTTGCAGACGGCGGCATGGCCCAAGTCTGA
- a CDS encoding glucose 1-dehydrogenase, giving the protein MKLEGKIAVVTGASKGIGAGIAKALAAEGATVIVNYASSKSDAEAVVAQIAERGGRAFAVQADMSLATDVVRLFETIRIEYGTLDVLVNNAGVAVFQMIDDLTEEAFHKQFNLNVLGYLLAVREAVKLLGPTGSIINISSILSTDPYLASSVYSATKGAVDTFTFALARELGARGIRVNSILPGHTNTPATDGNFAGEFGEKLIAGTPLGRFGEPEDIAPLAVFLASQDSHWVTGESIRASGGVRGVGY; this is encoded by the coding sequence ATGAAACTCGAAGGAAAAATAGCGGTGGTCACGGGTGCGTCCAAAGGCATAGGCGCCGGGATCGCCAAGGCTTTGGCCGCAGAGGGCGCAACAGTCATCGTCAACTACGCCTCCAGCAAGTCCGACGCGGAGGCAGTCGTTGCGCAGATCGCAGAGCGTGGCGGTCGCGCTTTTGCTGTCCAGGCAGACATGAGCCTGGCAACAGATGTGGTGCGACTGTTCGAAACGATCCGGATTGAGTATGGCACCCTGGATGTGCTGGTTAACAATGCCGGTGTCGCGGTGTTCCAGATGATCGATGACCTGACTGAAGAAGCCTTCCACAAGCAGTTCAACCTGAACGTGTTGGGCTACCTTCTGGCTGTACGCGAGGCCGTCAAGCTGTTGGGGCCGACAGGCAGCATCATCAATATCAGTTCGATTCTCAGCACCGATCCCTACCTGGCTTCGAGTGTTTACTCGGCGACCAAGGGCGCGGTCGATACCTTCACCTTTGCACTGGCCAGGGAGCTGGGCGCGCGTGGCATCCGGGTCAACTCGATCCTGCCAGGGCACACGAACACGCCGGCGACTGACGGAAATTTTGCCGGTGAATTTGGTGAAAAGCTCATCGCGGGCACTCCGCTAGGTCGCTTCGGTGAGCCGGAAGATATCGCACCCTTGGCCGTGTTTCTGGCATCGCAGGATTCGCATTGGGTGACAGGTGAATCCATCCGGGCTTCAGGCGGTGTTCGTGGTGTGGGCTACTGA
- a CDS encoding AraC family transcriptional regulator, producing MKKSLAELRSIVMRAQDKWTETGLPRVAMVRAEACADQVYQPMLHLVLQGTKTLSIGADVSRYTEGTYFLVPVDVPATGQVHADTLDQPYLAVSLTLDPDVIATLLMDEGKAPRAAQNACFEGVYAPAEMMDAWLRMMRLMDRPNEVAILAPMIEREILLRALQGPLGNILRDVARPDGRMTQIRRVTQWIREHYAEPFRVEPLAQMSDMSVAAFYRHFKSVTAMTPIQYQKRLRLLRARWLLLFDTLDATSIAYAVGYESASQFNREYSRLFGLPPARDAARFRTPAPTQHV from the coding sequence ATGAAAAAATCACTGGCAGAACTGCGCAGCATCGTGATGCGCGCACAAGACAAGTGGACCGAAACCGGATTACCCCGCGTGGCCATGGTCCGGGCAGAGGCCTGTGCGGATCAGGTCTATCAGCCGATGTTGCATCTGGTGCTCCAAGGCACCAAGACCCTGTCGATCGGCGCGGACGTTTCCAGATACACCGAGGGCACCTATTTTCTGGTGCCCGTCGATGTGCCCGCGACGGGCCAGGTACACGCCGACACCCTGGATCAGCCTTATCTTGCCGTCAGCCTGACCCTGGATCCCGATGTAATCGCTACGTTGCTGATGGACGAGGGCAAGGCGCCGAGGGCGGCGCAAAACGCTTGTTTTGAGGGCGTGTACGCGCCCGCTGAAATGATGGATGCATGGTTACGCATGATGCGACTCATGGATCGCCCAAATGAGGTCGCGATACTGGCGCCGATGATCGAACGCGAAATTTTGTTGCGCGCGCTACAAGGACCACTGGGTAATATTCTGCGCGACGTTGCACGACCTGATGGCCGAATGACGCAGATCCGCCGGGTTACCCAGTGGATCCGGGAGCATTACGCAGAGCCTTTTCGCGTCGAGCCACTGGCGCAAATGTCAGACATGAGCGTTGCCGCCTTCTATCGGCACTTTAAATCCGTGACCGCCATGACACCGATTCAGTACCAGAAGCGCCTGCGCTTGCTAAGGGCGCGCTGGCTGCTGCTGTTCGATACGCTGGACGCGACGTCCATCGCTTATGCCGTAGGCTACGAAAGCGCCTCCCAATTCAACCGGGAGTATTCACGCCTGTTCGGTCTGCCTCCGGCACGGGACGCGGCCAGATTCAGGACGCCCGCCCCAACCCAGCATGTATAA
- a CDS encoding saccharopine dehydrogenase family protein → MSTLLIYGATGYTGRMAAERAKALGLDFEIAGRNAKRLESLAAQLDVPYRVFDTHDAEGSLSGISVLLNFAGPFARTAEPLMHACIKVGTHYLDITAEINIYRMAEGLGAEAAANHVMLLPGVGWDVVPTDSLAVHVAKRAVKPVALSIALQVPGSMSRGSAMSVSEILGAGVLARVDGELVATPDAAPRLFDFGQGPVLCAPLSFGDLVTGWHSTGIRNIAMFVHITGEAFPEGDLSQLPDGPTPEQRAAHRARAVVEVTGTDGAIARSVIDTVNGYSFTPLAAIEAARRVMNGEQQPGFATPANVFGGGFAQSIAGTVITDF, encoded by the coding sequence ATGAGTACGCTACTGATCTACGGAGCTACAGGCTATACCGGTCGGATGGCTGCTGAGCGAGCAAAAGCGCTCGGTCTGGATTTCGAAATCGCCGGGCGTAATGCCAAGCGTCTCGAATCGCTCGCAGCGCAATTGGACGTGCCTTATCGGGTGTTTGATACCCATGATGCCGAAGGCTCTTTATCTGGCATCTCAGTATTGCTGAACTTCGCCGGGCCGTTTGCACGAACGGCCGAGCCGTTGATGCACGCCTGTATCAAAGTCGGCACGCACTATCTGGACATCACTGCCGAGATCAATATTTACCGCATGGCCGAGGGGCTGGGCGCTGAAGCGGCAGCTAACCACGTCATGCTGTTGCCGGGTGTCGGCTGGGATGTCGTTCCTACCGATTCGCTGGCGGTGCATGTTGCCAAGCGTGCAGTAAAACCGGTTGCGCTGAGTATCGCGCTTCAGGTCCCCGGTTCGATGTCTCGCGGGTCTGCGATGAGCGTCAGCGAAATCCTCGGCGCAGGCGTGCTCGCCAGGGTTGATGGCGAACTGGTTGCAACACCGGACGCCGCGCCGCGGCTCTTTGATTTTGGCCAGGGACCGGTCCTCTGTGCGCCGTTGTCATTCGGCGATCTGGTGACGGGCTGGCATTCGACCGGCATCCGCAACATTGCGATGTTCGTGCATATCACGGGCGAAGCGTTTCCCGAAGGTGATCTGTCGCAGTTGCCTGATGGTCCCACACCCGAGCAAAGGGCTGCTCATCGCGCGCGGGCAGTGGTTGAGGTCACCGGGACTGATGGCGCAATCGCGCGCTCGGTGATTGACACCGTCAACGGCTATTCCTTTACGCCGCTGGCGGCGATAGAAGCTGCGCGGCGAGTAATGAACGGTGAGCAGCAGCCGGGTTTTGCAACGCCGGCCAACGTGTTTGGTGGTGGATTTGCCCAGAGTATTGCCGGCACGGTGATCACCGACTTCTGA
- a CDS encoding VOC family protein codes for MLDHIFLSVSDIARSIRFYEAALAPLGITARLDYDGKDGPPGHPDLKGFGANGRMFFWLREGVVGGRAVHVGFVASSQAEVDAAYTAALHQGAVDNGPPGARLHYDPDYYAANVLDPDGYSLEFVYKKWQHVQ; via the coding sequence ATGCTGGATCATATCTTTTTGTCCGTGAGCGATATAGCACGGTCTATCCGTTTCTACGAAGCTGCCCTGGCCCCACTGGGTATCACCGCGCGCCTGGACTACGATGGCAAGGACGGTCCACCGGGTCATCCTGACCTGAAAGGCTTCGGTGCCAATGGCCGGATGTTTTTCTGGTTGCGTGAGGGCGTTGTGGGTGGGCGCGCGGTACATGTTGGTTTTGTCGCAAGCAGCCAGGCTGAAGTTGATGCCGCTTATACCGCTGCCCTGCATCAGGGTGCGGTGGACAACGGCCCACCTGGGGCACGCTTGCATTACGACCCCGATTACTACGCGGCCAATGTGCTGGACCCGGATGGGTACAGCCTCGAATTCGTCTACAAGAAATGGCAGCACGTCCAATGA
- a CDS encoding SDR family NAD(P)-dependent oxidoreductase: MSVIVITGGSRGIGASAAEHIARRGMGVILTYNADSQAAASVVKRIERVGGKAVALKLDVSNVGSFEAFRESVVLTLRDTWNATLLSGLVNNAGYGLFNPLATVTEAQFDGLFNVHLKGPFFLTQTLLPLLAQNASIVNLTSATTRVATAGVAPYAAFKGGLEVLTRYMAKEFGDRRIRANAVSPGAIRTDLGGGLNAEFEAKLAAQTALGRVGEPEDVARVIAMLLSEEGAWINAQTVEVAGGYNI; encoded by the coding sequence ATGAGCGTCATCGTCATTACCGGCGGTAGTCGTGGAATCGGTGCCAGTGCAGCCGAGCACATTGCTCGGCGCGGTATGGGTGTCATCCTGACCTACAACGCTGATTCCCAGGCCGCCGCCTCAGTCGTAAAACGCATCGAGCGCGTCGGTGGCAAGGCTGTCGCCCTCAAGCTCGACGTGTCTAATGTTGGCAGCTTCGAAGCGTTTCGCGAGTCAGTGGTACTGACCTTACGGGACACCTGGAACGCCACCCTGCTAAGTGGCCTGGTCAACAATGCCGGGTACGGCCTGTTCAATCCCTTGGCAACTGTCACCGAGGCGCAGTTCGACGGCCTGTTCAACGTGCACCTCAAGGGGCCGTTTTTTCTCACTCAAACCCTACTGCCGCTGCTCGCGCAAAATGCCAGTATCGTCAACCTGACCAGTGCCACTACCCGCGTCGCCACCGCTGGCGTGGCGCCCTATGCTGCCTTCAAAGGCGGGCTCGAGGTGCTCACCCGTTACATGGCCAAAGAATTCGGCGATCGGCGCATACGGGCCAACGCGGTATCACCCGGCGCCATCCGCACCGACTTGGGCGGGGGGCTAAACGCTGAGTTCGAGGCGAAGCTGGCGGCGCAAACAGCGCTCGGCCGGGTCGGCGAGCCGGAAGACGTCGCGCGCGTCATTGCCATGTTGCTGTCAGAAGAGGGCGCCTGGATCAATGCCCAGACGGTCGAAGTGGCCGGTGGCTACAACATCTGA
- a CDS encoding AraC family transcriptional regulator, which produces MDNQLNELRALAAKAENRRTETGIPRVAMVKGKIPEHMLAAVYDPMINVILQGSKSMSVGDRTLRYDPATYFVMSIDLPAVGSVHPSESGEPYLAVSLTLDPTVLTTLFADLPKPASNVENTLGFSVAPVTTDLMDAWVRMLRLMGDPDAIAALAPVYEREIIFRVLQGPHGWMLREIAAPDTAMARINMAIQWIRRDFAQPIGVERLAQRASMSVSAFHRHFKAVTSLSPLQYQKRVRLLQARTLMVAHAKSVMAAAFEVGYESATQFSRDYSRVFGLPPAQDAGRILGETSATRR; this is translated from the coding sequence ATGGACAATCAACTGAATGAACTCAGGGCGCTCGCGGCCAAGGCTGAAAATCGCCGCACCGAAACGGGCATTCCCCGCGTGGCCATGGTCAAGGGCAAGATCCCCGAACACATGCTGGCGGCGGTCTATGACCCGATGATCAATGTGATCCTGCAAGGCAGTAAAAGCATGAGCGTGGGGGATCGGACGCTTCGGTATGACCCTGCGACCTATTTCGTCATGTCCATTGATTTGCCAGCAGTGGGGTCTGTTCATCCAAGCGAATCGGGAGAACCTTACTTGGCAGTGAGCCTGACGCTGGACCCGACAGTGCTGACAACGCTGTTTGCAGACCTGCCCAAACCTGCCAGCAACGTTGAAAACACTCTCGGATTCTCCGTTGCTCCAGTCACGACCGATCTGATGGATGCTTGGGTGCGAATGTTGCGATTGATGGGCGATCCGGACGCCATCGCAGCCCTGGCCCCGGTTTATGAACGGGAAATCATCTTCCGTGTGCTCCAGGGTCCCCATGGCTGGATGCTGCGCGAGATTGCAGCGCCCGATACGGCGATGGCCCGAATCAACATGGCGATCCAGTGGATCCGCCGTGACTTCGCGCAACCCATTGGGGTGGAACGCTTGGCGCAACGAGCTTCAATGAGCGTCTCGGCGTTTCATCGCCACTTCAAGGCAGTCACCAGCCTGAGTCCTTTGCAGTATCAAAAACGGGTTCGCCTGCTCCAGGCTAGAACACTGATGGTGGCCCACGCCAAGAGTGTCATGGCAGCTGCCTTCGAGGTCGGCTATGAAAGTGCGACACAATTCAGCAGGGATTATTCACGGGTATTTGGACTTCCTCCTGCACAAGATGCCGGGAGGATCCTAGGGGAAACGAGCGCCACCAGACGCTAA
- a CDS encoding oxidoreductase, giving the protein MSAEKTIFITGVSSGFGQALAKEAFAQGHRVIGTVRSESSLATFQALLPERAHGVVLDVTHFNAIDAVIAAVEDQYGPVDVLVNNAGYGHEGIFEESSLAEMRRQFDVNVFGAVAITKAFVPYFRQRRAGHILNITSMGGYITMPGIAYYCGSKFALEGISDALNKELAPFNIFVTAVAPGSFRTDWAGRSMQRTPRSISDYDATFDPVRKAREEKSGHQLGDPQKAARAMMTIIASPNPPAQLLLGSDALALVRDKLHRTAESIEQWEALSCSTDG; this is encoded by the coding sequence ATGAGTGCAGAAAAAACCATTTTTATCACCGGCGTTAGTAGCGGCTTTGGCCAGGCCCTGGCTAAGGAAGCTTTCGCTCAGGGCCATCGAGTGATCGGCACTGTTCGCAGCGAATCCTCTCTGGCAACTTTCCAGGCGCTCTTGCCTGAGAGAGCCCATGGTGTGGTGCTGGACGTTACCCACTTTAATGCCATCGACGCCGTGATCGCCGCTGTTGAGGACCAGTATGGCCCGGTGGATGTGCTGGTTAACAACGCGGGTTATGGCCACGAAGGGATTTTCGAGGAGTCGTCGTTGGCGGAAATGCGCCGTCAGTTCGACGTCAATGTATTCGGTGCGGTGGCGATAACCAAGGCGTTTGTGCCGTATTTTCGCCAGCGGCGCGCGGGGCATATCCTCAATATCACCTCCATGGGTGGCTATATCACCATGCCAGGCATTGCTTACTACTGCGGCAGCAAATTTGCGCTGGAGGGCATCTCTGACGCGTTGAACAAGGAACTTGCCCCCTTCAATATTTTTGTTACGGCCGTGGCGCCGGGGTCTTTCCGAACGGACTGGGCAGGTCGTTCGATGCAGCGTACGCCGCGCAGCATCAGTGACTACGATGCGACTTTCGACCCGGTGCGAAAAGCCCGTGAGGAAAAAAGCGGCCATCAACTGGGCGACCCGCAGAAAGCCGCACGCGCCATGATGACTATTATCGCCAGCCCGAACCCGCCGGCTCAACTGCTGCTGGGCAGCGACGCCCTGGCTCTGGTGCGTGACAAGCTGCACCGAACGGCGGAGAGTATTGAGCAATGGGAAGCGCTTAGCTGTTCTACGGACGGCTGA
- a CDS encoding AraC family transcriptional regulator, with protein MPKPKHPSTARMVQLMGQLAPLEGYNLSPLDDVRFLRSNRPLMRTPVLYEPGIVILCQGQKRGYLGDEVYIYDAQYYLVVSVPVPFTMETDASEAEPMLAVYIRLDFNLAGELIQQVDEVRNISVAQPMGMYASFMDEPLRQSTLRFLEIMGDRTDAQILGPAMLRELYYRILTGEQGGTLRAAIAQQGQFGKVTRAIHKIHRCYHEHLDVEILAQEAQMSVPNFHLHFRKVTDSSPMQYLKSTRLHQARLLMLRNHLTAAKSAFLVGYESASQFSRDFKRLFGRTPIAEVAWMKQTYALPAPTTPSPFVSSH; from the coding sequence ATGCCGAAACCTAAGCACCCGAGCACAGCGCGTATGGTGCAGTTGATGGGCCAGCTTGCACCGCTGGAGGGTTACAACCTGAGTCCGCTGGATGATGTGCGTTTTCTGCGTTCCAACCGGCCGCTGATGCGCACGCCGGTTTTATATGAACCGGGTATCGTCATCCTCTGTCAGGGGCAGAAACGCGGCTATCTGGGTGATGAAGTTTACATCTATGACGCCCAGTATTATCTGGTGGTGTCAGTGCCAGTGCCTTTTACAATGGAGACCGACGCTAGCGAGGCGGAGCCAATGCTGGCGGTGTACATACGTCTGGATTTCAATCTGGCCGGCGAGCTGATTCAGCAGGTAGATGAGGTACGGAACATCAGCGTGGCTCAGCCTATGGGCATGTACGCCTCGTTCATGGACGAACCGCTGCGCCAGTCGACCTTGCGTTTTCTAGAAATCATGGGCGACCGCACCGACGCGCAAATCCTCGGCCCGGCGATGTTGCGCGAACTTTACTACCGCATCCTCACCGGCGAACAAGGCGGCACCCTACGCGCGGCCATCGCCCAGCAGGGTCAGTTCGGCAAGGTAACGCGCGCCATTCACAAAATCCACCGCTGTTACCACGAGCATCTGGATGTAGAAATCCTGGCCCAGGAAGCGCAGATGAGCGTGCCTAACTTTCATCTACATTTTCGCAAGGTGACTGATTCCTCGCCTATGCAGTACCTCAAGTCGACGCGGTTGCATCAAGCGCGATTACTGATGCTGCGTAACCACCTGACGGCGGCCAAGTCGGCATTTCTGGTGGGTTATGAAAGTGCTTCGCAATTTAGCCGCGATTTCAAACGCCTCTTCGGACGCACACCGATAGCGGAGGTGGCGTGGATGAAGCAGACGTATGCGTTGCCGGCACCGACAACCCCCTCGCCCTTCGTGTCATCACACTGA